In Streptomyces hawaiiensis, one genomic interval encodes:
- a CDS encoding SH3 domain-containing protein, translating into MSVDRVEETVGGQVTEAVTAEATTTALRYYSVAPGVRLNVRSGPGTNYTVVRILSEGAKVPIYCQSPGTTVTGPYGTTNIWDNINNGQYVSDAYVNTGSDGYVRPRCS; encoded by the coding sequence ATGTCTGTCGACCGCGTCGAAGAGACAGTGGGCGGCCAGGTGACGGAAGCGGTCACCGCCGAGGCCACCACCACGGCTCTGCGCTACTACTCGGTCGCGCCGGGCGTCCGTCTCAACGTGCGCAGTGGTCCCGGCACCAACTACACGGTCGTCCGGATCCTGTCCGAGGGGGCGAAGGTCCCGATCTACTGCCAGTCGCCGGGCACCACGGTGACGGGCCCGTACGGCACGACGAACATCTGGGACAACATCAACAACGGTCAGTACGTCTCGGACGCCTACGTGAACACCGGCAGCGACGGCTACGTCCGCCCGCGCTGCTCCTGA
- a CDS encoding EamA/RhaT family transporter, with protein MSDDTGTQMTPAGSTGPRPEPIRLFGTTWVDHGHGYAARRIAVAVGSLAVAVASCLVLRLAYQGLQIAAIGDFVTVLMVAMFAICSALAFRHTWDGFTRRPDPDRQASLRGLLTVGFVGSLLAYFFRSLTEAPGEKLHREEFEEAREQYEKRTTRRSGNPRNRRRA; from the coding sequence GTGAGCGACGACACCGGCACCCAGATGACACCCGCGGGCTCCACCGGCCCCCGCCCGGAGCCGATCCGGCTCTTCGGCACCACTTGGGTCGACCACGGCCACGGCTACGCGGCCCGCCGCATCGCCGTGGCCGTCGGCTCCCTGGCCGTGGCCGTCGCCTCCTGCCTCGTGCTCCGCCTCGCCTACCAGGGCCTGCAGATCGCCGCGATCGGCGACTTCGTCACGGTCCTCATGGTCGCGATGTTCGCGATCTGCAGCGCCCTCGCCTTCCGTCACACCTGGGACGGCTTCACCCGCCGCCCCGACCCCGACCGCCAGGCGTCCCTGCGCGGTCTCCTGACCGTAGGCTTCGTCGGCTCGCTGCTCGCCTACTTCTTCCGCTCCCTCACCGAGGCCCCCGGCGAGAAGCTGCACCGCGAGGAGTTCGAAGAGGCCCGCGAGCAGTACGAGAAGCGCACGACCCGCCGCTCGGGCAACCCGAGGAACCGCCGCCGCGCGTAG
- a CDS encoding TetR/AcrR family transcriptional regulator: MVRRNDQRRAALVDAAIEVLAREGARGLTFRAVDAEAAVPAGTASNYFANRDDLLTQAGARVYERLQPDEATIARQQAAGRDRETYAVLMRELVGRVAAFRTGYLALLELRLEATRRPELRKVLTERVRADVDANVAYHEASGLPGDAMAVKLLMLTLNWLIVEQLTLPDVFTEAEREQLVTAAVERIVAAE; this comes from the coding sequence ATGGTGAGACGGAACGATCAGCGGCGCGCCGCCCTCGTCGATGCGGCGATCGAGGTGCTGGCCAGGGAGGGTGCACGGGGTCTGACGTTCCGGGCGGTGGACGCCGAGGCCGCCGTACCGGCCGGGACCGCGTCCAACTACTTCGCCAACCGGGACGACCTGCTCACCCAGGCCGGCGCCCGTGTCTACGAACGGCTGCAGCCCGACGAGGCGACGATCGCGCGCCAGCAGGCGGCCGGCCGCGACCGGGAAACCTACGCGGTGCTGATGCGGGAACTCGTGGGCCGCGTCGCCGCCTTCCGCACCGGCTACCTCGCCCTGCTCGAACTGCGCCTCGAGGCCACCCGCCGCCCCGAACTGCGCAAGGTCCTCACCGAGCGGGTCCGCGCCGATGTCGACGCCAACGTCGCCTACCACGAAGCCTCCGGACTCCCCGGCGACGCCATGGCCGTCAAGCTGCTCATGCTGACCCTGAACTGGCTGATCGTCGAGCAACTCACCCTGCCGGACGTCTTCACCGAGGCGGAGCGCGAACAGCTGGTGACGGCAGCGGTGGAGCGCATTGTGGCGGCCGAGTAG
- a CDS encoding dihydrofolate reductase family protein — MRKLVYYIAVTLDGRIAGPGGEYDFFPAGDEQQRAAYSAWANTLYPETVPTAYRAAIGLTDAPNRQFDTVVMGYGTYRDPLGQGITSPYAHLRQYVVSSTLDPDVDPAVTVAPGDPLALVRDLKREKDTGLHVWLCGGGKLAGALLPEIDELVVKHYPVVAGAGIPAFDGTFDPTVFDVAERTAFPHGVTLTRLTRR, encoded by the coding sequence ATGCGAAAGCTCGTGTACTACATCGCAGTCACGCTCGACGGCCGCATCGCCGGCCCCGGCGGCGAGTACGACTTCTTCCCCGCCGGTGACGAACAGCAGAGGGCCGCCTACAGCGCCTGGGCCAACACCCTGTACCCCGAGACCGTCCCGACCGCCTACCGTGCCGCCATCGGCCTCACCGACGCCCCCAACCGGCAGTTCGACACCGTCGTCATGGGTTACGGCACCTACCGCGACCCCCTCGGTCAGGGGATCACCAGCCCCTACGCTCACCTGCGCCAGTACGTGGTCTCCAGCACGCTCGACCCCGACGTCGACCCGGCCGTCACCGTCGCCCCGGGCGACCCGCTCGCCCTCGTCCGCGATCTCAAGCGCGAGAAGGACACCGGCCTGCACGTCTGGCTCTGCGGCGGCGGCAAGCTCGCCGGCGCCCTCCTGCCCGAGATCGACGAACTGGTCGTCAAGCACTACCCGGTGGTCGCCGGCGCCGGGATCCCGGCCTTCGACGGCACCTTCGACCCCACCGTCTTCGATGTCGCCGAGCGCACGGCCTTCCCCCACGGCGTCACCCTCACGCGCCTCACGCGACGCTAG
- a CDS encoding class I SAM-dependent methyltransferase: protein MTTSPSATHPTGADPTPEPPAGQPTAEPVRTARAHSFNAAAAQYAANRPSYPPALFDAIEDLTGRPLTGTRVADIGAGTGIATALLHARGADVVAVEPGAGMAAQFRRGLPGIPVIRGIGDDLPLTDASVDLVTYAQAWHWTDPARAVPEALRVLRPGGALALWWNTDALDVPWIAEAAARTGRHFGIDISAEKRNVDYRTADPSGTLDFTRRTVRWSRRVPVDTHLANIGSHSVFLVQGAEHTASFLAEERENLLRAFPDGFVEEVYEVVLLLAKTPA, encoded by the coding sequence ATGACCACATCTCCCTCCGCCACCCACCCCACCGGAGCCGACCCCACCCCCGAACCCCCAGCCGGGCAGCCCACCGCCGAGCCCGTCCGAACCGCACGAGCCCACTCCTTCAACGCCGCCGCAGCCCAGTACGCGGCCAACCGACCCTCCTACCCCCCGGCCCTCTTCGACGCGATAGAAGACCTGACCGGCCGCCCCCTCACCGGCACCCGCGTCGCGGACATCGGTGCCGGCACCGGCATCGCCACCGCCCTCCTCCACGCACGAGGCGCGGACGTCGTCGCCGTGGAGCCCGGCGCCGGCATGGCGGCCCAGTTCCGCCGCGGCCTGCCCGGCATCCCGGTCATCCGCGGCATCGGAGACGACCTCCCCCTCACTGACGCCTCCGTCGACCTCGTCACCTACGCCCAGGCCTGGCACTGGACCGACCCCGCCCGCGCCGTCCCCGAGGCCCTGCGCGTGCTGCGCCCCGGCGGCGCCCTCGCCCTCTGGTGGAACACCGACGCCCTGGACGTCCCCTGGATCGCCGAGGCCGCCGCCCGCACCGGCCGCCACTTCGGCATCGACATCTCCGCCGAGAAGCGCAACGTCGACTACCGCACCGCCGACCCCAGCGGCACCCTCGACTTCACCCGCCGCACGGTCCGCTGGAGCCGCCGCGTCCCGGTCGACACCCACCTCGCCAACATCGGCAGTCACTCGGTCTTCCTCGTCCAGGGCGCCGAACACACCGCATCGTTCCTGGCCGAGGAGCGCGAAAACCTCCTCAGGGCCTTCCCGGACGGCTTCGTGGAGGAGGTCTACGAGGTCGTCCTCCTGCTCGCCAAGACCCCGGCCTGA
- a CDS encoding ABC transporter ATP-binding protein: MMNNAPGSPRPGPAPTPGPPPNPQTTAVHAENLTVVRGPRTVLRNLGFTVTPGQITGLLGPSGCGKSTLMRAIVGTQAKVTGTLDVLGHPAGHPTLRTRIGYVTQAPSVYDDLTVRQNLDYFAAILDPGRPAADRRDDNVTRAIADVDLTTHADALAGNLSGGQRNRVSLAVALLGAPELLVLDEPTVGLDPVLRRDLWTLFHDIATGRGATLLVSSHVMDEAERCHRLLLMRDGELLADETPDALRTRTGADTVEEAFLHLVDEAKAAARAKETTR; the protein is encoded by the coding sequence ATGATGAATAACGCTCCCGGCTCGCCGCGCCCAGGCCCGGCACCCACCCCCGGCCCGCCCCCGAACCCGCAGACCACAGCCGTCCACGCCGAGAACCTCACCGTCGTCCGCGGCCCCCGCACCGTCCTGCGCAACCTCGGATTCACCGTCACCCCTGGCCAGATCACCGGCCTCCTCGGCCCCTCCGGCTGCGGAAAATCCACCCTCATGCGCGCGATCGTCGGCACCCAGGCCAAAGTCACCGGCACCCTCGACGTCCTCGGCCACCCCGCCGGCCACCCCACCCTGCGCACCCGCATCGGCTACGTCACCCAGGCCCCCTCCGTCTACGACGACCTGACCGTCCGCCAGAACCTCGACTACTTCGCCGCGATCCTCGACCCCGGCCGCCCGGCAGCCGACCGCCGCGACGACAACGTCACCCGCGCGATAGCCGACGTCGACCTCACCACCCACGCCGACGCCCTCGCCGGCAACCTCTCCGGCGGCCAGCGCAACCGCGTCTCCCTGGCCGTCGCCCTCCTCGGCGCCCCCGAACTCCTGGTCCTCGACGAACCGACCGTCGGCCTCGACCCGGTCCTGCGCCGCGACCTGTGGACCCTCTTCCACGACATCGCGACCGGCCGCGGCGCGACGCTCCTCGTCTCCTCCCACGTCATGGACGAGGCCGAGCGCTGCCACCGCCTCCTCCTCATGCGCGACGGCGAGCTCCTCGCCGACGAAACCCCCGACGCCCTGCGCACCCGCACCGGCGCCGACACGGTCGAGGAGGCCTTCCTGCACCTGGTGGACGAGGCGAAAGCAGCAGCCCGCGCAAAGGAGACGACCCGATGA
- a CDS encoding ABC transporter permease, with amino-acid sequence MTSTPPRALSASRTTATAARVLRQLTHDPRTIALLILIPCVMLFLLRYVFDGSPRTFDSIGASLLGIFPLITMFLVTSIATLRERTSGTLERLLAMPLGKGDLIAGYALAFGTLAIIQSALATGLAVWFLGLDVTGSPWLLLLVALLDALLGTALGLFVSAFAASEFQAVQFMPAVIFPQLLLCGLFTPRDNMHPALEAVSDVLPMSYAVDGMNEVLRHTDMTATFVRDALIVAGCALLVLALGAATLRRRTA; translated from the coding sequence ATGACCAGCACCCCACCCCGGGCCCTCAGCGCCTCCCGCACCACCGCGACCGCGGCCCGGGTCCTCCGCCAGCTCACCCACGACCCCCGCACCATCGCGCTGCTGATCCTCATCCCCTGCGTGATGCTGTTCCTGCTGCGCTACGTCTTCGACGGCAGCCCCCGCACCTTCGACAGCATCGGCGCGTCCCTCCTCGGGATCTTTCCCCTGATCACGATGTTCCTGGTGACGTCCATCGCCACCCTGCGCGAACGCACCTCGGGCACCCTCGAACGCCTCCTCGCCATGCCCCTCGGCAAGGGCGACCTCATCGCCGGCTACGCCCTCGCCTTCGGCACCCTCGCGATCATCCAGTCCGCCCTGGCCACCGGCCTCGCGGTCTGGTTCCTCGGCCTCGACGTCACCGGCAGCCCCTGGCTCCTCCTCCTGGTGGCCCTCCTCGACGCCCTCCTCGGCACAGCCCTGGGCCTCTTCGTCTCGGCCTTCGCGGCCTCGGAATTCCAGGCCGTCCAGTTCATGCCGGCGGTGATCTTCCCCCAGCTCCTCCTGTGCGGCCTGTTCACCCCGCGCGACAACATGCACCCCGCCCTGGAGGCCGTCTCCGACGTCCTCCCCATGTCCTACGCCGTCGACGGCATGAACGAGGTCCTGCGCCACACGGACATGACCGCCACGTTCGTCCGGGACGCCCTGATCGTCGCGGGCTGCGCACTCCTGGTCCTGGCCCTGGGCGCGGCGACCCTCAGGCGCCGCACGGCCTAG
- the proC gene encoding pyrroline-5-carboxylate reductase, translating into MTQKVAVLGTGKIGEALLSGMIRAGWTPSDLLVTARRPERAEELRTRYGVTPVTNPEAAKTADTLILTVKPQDMGTLLDELAPHVPADRLVISGAAGIPTAYFEERLAPDTPVVRVMTNTPALVDEAMSVISAGTHATADHLAHTEEIFGAVGKTLRVPESQQDACTALSGSGPAYFFYLVEAMTDAGILLGLPRDKAHDLIVQSAIGAATMLRDSGEHPVKLRENVTSPAGTTINAIRELENHGVRAALIAALEAARDRSRALASGNNS; encoded by the coding sequence ATGACCCAGAAAGTCGCAGTCCTCGGCACCGGCAAGATCGGCGAAGCCCTGCTCAGCGGAATGATCCGCGCCGGCTGGACCCCGTCCGACCTCCTGGTCACCGCCCGCCGCCCGGAACGAGCCGAGGAACTCCGCACCCGCTACGGCGTCACACCGGTCACCAACCCCGAGGCCGCCAAGACCGCCGACACCCTGATCCTCACGGTCAAACCGCAGGACATGGGCACCCTCCTCGACGAGCTCGCCCCCCACGTCCCCGCCGACCGCCTGGTCATCAGCGGCGCCGCCGGCATCCCCACGGCGTACTTCGAGGAACGCCTGGCCCCCGACACCCCGGTCGTCCGCGTCATGACGAACACCCCCGCCCTGGTCGACGAGGCGATGTCCGTCATCTCCGCCGGCACCCACGCCACCGCCGACCACCTCGCCCACACCGAGGAGATCTTCGGCGCCGTCGGCAAGACGCTCCGCGTCCCCGAGTCCCAGCAGGACGCCTGCACCGCGCTCTCCGGCTCCGGCCCGGCCTACTTCTTCTACCTCGTCGAAGCCATGACCGACGCCGGCATCCTCCTCGGCCTGCCCCGCGACAAGGCCCACGACCTGATCGTCCAGTCCGCCATCGGCGCCGCGACGATGCTCCGCGACAGCGGCGAACACCCCGTCAAGCTCCGCGAGAACGTCACATCCCCCGCCGGCACGACGATCAACGCCATCCGCGAACTCGAGAACCACGGCGTGAGGGCCGCCCTCATCGCCGCCCTCGAAGCCGCCCGCGACCGCAGCCGCGCCCTGGCCTCCGGCAACAACAGCTGA
- the trpS gene encoding tryptophan--tRNA ligase — protein sequence MTRVFSGVKPTGHLTLGNYLGAMRRWAAVDQHEADALFCVVDLHALTVDHDPARVRRLSRQSATLLLAAGLDPELCTVFVQSHVDEHARLSYVLECVATDGEMRRMIQYKEKAAREQRRGGSVRLSLLTYPVLMAADILAYGADEVPVGDDQRQHVELARDLAVRFNQRYGHTFVVPRASRPGVAARVMNLQDPASKMGKSDDVGPGIVYLLDEPDVVRKKVVRAVTDSGREVVYDREARPGLANLLEILAACTGGDPERLSGAYESYGALKKDTAEAVVEVLRPLQERHKELCADPGYVEGVLREGAERARGMARPTVDAAYRAIGLLPAVSEAAGAGAVGVR from the coding sequence ATGACACGGGTCTTCAGCGGGGTCAAGCCGACGGGGCATCTGACGCTGGGGAACTACCTGGGGGCCATGCGGCGGTGGGCCGCGGTCGACCAGCACGAGGCCGACGCCTTGTTCTGCGTCGTCGATCTGCATGCCCTGACCGTGGACCACGATCCCGCGCGGGTGCGCAGGCTGAGCCGGCAGTCGGCGACCTTGCTGCTGGCGGCCGGGCTGGATCCGGAGCTCTGCACGGTGTTCGTGCAGAGCCATGTGGACGAGCACGCCCGGCTGTCGTACGTACTGGAGTGCGTGGCCACCGACGGTGAGATGCGGCGGATGATCCAGTACAAGGAGAAGGCCGCGCGGGAGCAGCGGCGGGGCGGGAGTGTGCGGCTGTCGCTGCTGACGTATCCCGTGCTGATGGCGGCGGACATCCTGGCGTACGGGGCCGACGAGGTGCCGGTCGGGGACGATCAGCGGCAGCATGTGGAGCTCGCCCGGGATCTGGCCGTGCGGTTCAACCAGCGGTACGGGCACACGTTCGTGGTGCCGCGGGCATCGCGGCCGGGGGTGGCGGCGCGGGTGATGAACCTGCAGGATCCGGCGTCGAAGATGGGCAAGAGCGACGACGTCGGGCCGGGGATCGTCTATCTGCTGGACGAGCCGGACGTGGTGCGCAAGAAGGTTGTGCGGGCCGTGACCGACAGCGGGCGGGAGGTCGTGTACGACCGGGAGGCCCGGCCGGGGCTCGCGAATCTGCTGGAGATCCTCGCGGCGTGCACGGGTGGGGATCCCGAGCGGTTGAGTGGTGCGTACGAGTCGTACGGGGCCTTGAAGAAGGACACCGCCGAGGCTGTGGTCGAGGTGCTCCGGCCCTTGCAGGAGAGGCACAAGGAGTTGTGTGCCGATCCCGGTTATGTGGAGGGCGTGCTGCGGGAGGGGGCGGAGCGGGCCCGGGGAATGGCCCGGCCGACGGTGGATGCCGCGTATCGCGCGATCGGGCTGTTGCCGGCCGTGTCGGAGGCGGCCGGTGCCGGGGCCGTGGGGGTGAGGTGA
- a CDS encoding HAD family hydrolase, producing MRYDLVIFDNDGVLVDSEPISNRLLAAYLTELGHPTSYEESIRDYMGSAMHRIHELVLERTGQRLPESFDDVFHARVFATFEQELVAVAGASGVLEKLAADGVPYCVASSGSHERIRVGHRTTGLDQWFDEGRVFSSQDVGRGKPAPDLFLYAAERMGVAPERCVVIEDSPLGVQAAVAAGMDVYGFTAMTPAEKLAGADRLFSDMGELADLLV from the coding sequence ATGCGCTATGACCTAGTGATCTTCGACAATGACGGTGTGCTCGTCGACAGTGAGCCCATCTCCAACCGGTTGCTCGCGGCGTACCTCACCGAGCTTGGGCACCCCACCTCGTACGAGGAGTCCATTCGGGACTACATGGGATCGGCGATGCACCGGATTCATGAACTGGTCCTCGAGCGGACCGGGCAGCGGTTGCCGGAGAGCTTCGACGACGTCTTTCACGCGCGAGTGTTCGCGACGTTCGAGCAGGAGCTCGTGGCGGTGGCCGGGGCGTCCGGAGTCCTGGAGAAGCTGGCCGCGGACGGGGTGCCGTACTGCGTGGCGTCCTCCGGGAGCCATGAGCGGATTCGGGTAGGGCATCGGACGACCGGGCTCGACCAGTGGTTCGACGAAGGGCGAGTCTTCAGCTCGCAGGACGTCGGGCGGGGGAAGCCGGCCCCCGATCTCTTCCTGTACGCCGCTGAGCGGATGGGCGTCGCACCGGAGCGGTGCGTCGTCATCGAGGACAGTCCGCTGGGTGTGCAGGCCGCCGTCGCCGCGGGGATGGACGTCTACGGGTTCACCGCCATGACGCCGGCGGAGAAGCTGGCAGGAGCGGACCGGCTCTTCTCGGACATGGGGGAGCTGGCCGACCTCCTGGTGTGA
- a CDS encoding MFS transporter, with protein MTDVLRRGRASLAFGFLVQGVAFALLVTRIPAIQDRYGVSDALLPAFLAAVPILAGVGSVTIERLVKRVRPSRLLRWSQPVVLLALLGVGAGERMVELAVALAAFGLAVGVLDASMNMLGVSLQRSYGRSIMLSFHAAYSLGGIVGASLAWVGAHWHLALWVSYLPVVLVLLPAVLVGSRWYADDRGGAAAEAEETAGEGQAVVFKWLLPLCLVMTVAYIGDSTVSNWSAKYLQDVLGSSEQMATVPYNVYMVTTLLGRALGDLGVRRFGAVAVVRGGALVAAGGFAVVAAAPGAWVGMLGFTLLGLGLCVLVPQTFAAAGRLFPGASDAAVARLNVFNYVGFLIGSPLVGALGDVWSYRGAMLVPMVLVLVTLVYARSFAAQPDRYGGGHERPRTADVGRGSNGL; from the coding sequence ATGACTGATGTGCTGCGGCGCGGCAGGGCCTCGCTGGCGTTCGGCTTCCTGGTGCAGGGTGTCGCCTTCGCTCTGCTCGTGACGAGGATTCCCGCCATCCAGGACCGCTACGGGGTCTCCGACGCGCTGCTGCCCGCGTTTCTGGCCGCCGTGCCGATCCTCGCCGGGGTCGGCAGCGTGACCATCGAGCGGCTGGTGAAGCGGGTGCGGCCGAGCCGGCTGCTGCGGTGGTCCCAGCCCGTGGTGCTGCTGGCGCTGCTCGGGGTCGGGGCCGGGGAGCGGATGGTGGAGCTCGCGGTCGCGCTGGCGGCGTTCGGGCTCGCCGTCGGTGTGCTGGACGCGTCGATGAACATGCTCGGGGTGAGCCTGCAACGGTCGTACGGGCGCAGCATCATGCTCAGCTTCCACGCGGCCTACAGCCTGGGTGGGATCGTCGGGGCGTCGCTGGCGTGGGTGGGTGCGCACTGGCATCTGGCGTTGTGGGTCTCGTATCTGCCGGTCGTGCTGGTGCTGCTGCCGGCAGTGCTGGTGGGGAGCCGGTGGTATGCCGACGATCGGGGCGGTGCGGCGGCCGAGGCGGAGGAGACGGCGGGGGAGGGCCAGGCCGTCGTCTTCAAGTGGCTGCTGCCGTTGTGCCTGGTGATGACGGTCGCGTACATCGGGGACTCGACGGTTTCCAACTGGAGCGCCAAGTACCTGCAGGACGTGCTCGGATCCTCGGAGCAGATGGCGACGGTGCCGTACAACGTGTACATGGTCACCACGCTGCTGGGGCGGGCGCTCGGGGACCTCGGGGTGCGGCGGTTCGGGGCGGTCGCCGTGGTGCGTGGCGGGGCGCTGGTGGCGGCGGGCGGGTTCGCGGTGGTGGCCGCGGCGCCCGGGGCATGGGTGGGGATGCTGGGGTTCACGCTGCTGGGGCTGGGGTTGTGTGTGCTGGTGCCGCAGACCTTCGCCGCGGCCGGCAGGCTCTTCCCGGGGGCTTCGGATGCGGCCGTCGCGCGGCTGAACGTCTTCAACTATGTGGGGTTTTTGATCGGTTCGCCGTTGGTCGGGGCGCTCGGGGACGTGTGGAGCTATCGCGGGGCCATGCTCGTGCCGATGGTGTTGGTGCTGGTGACGCTGGTGTACGCCCGGTCGTTCGCGGCTCAACCGGACCGATACGGTGGCGGGCATGAGCGGCCGCGCACAGCTGATGTGGGACGAGGCAGTAACGGGCTATGA
- a CDS encoding acetoin utilization protein AcuC: protein MSGRAQLMWDEAVTGYDFGPGHPMDPVRLALTRKLVEAFGLDREVDVVAAKPAGESTLRLVHREDYIGAVKAASVDPAAADQSYGLGTMDDPAFAGMHEVSSLIAGQSVGAAEAVWRGEALHAVNFAGGLHHAMPGGASGFCIYNDASLAIARLLELGAERVAYIDVDVHHGDGVQAAFWEDPRVLTISLHEHPRTLFPQTGWPEETGADSAEGSAVNVALPAGTGDAGWLRAFHAVVPELIADFRPQVLVTQHGADTHFEDPLAHLAVSLDAQRAVQVACHDLAHEYADGRWVALGGGGYAVVDVVPRSWTHLVAIAAGRAVEPEAMIPDGWRQEVFARTRQLAPARMTDGRWPVAWSGWEEGYDPADRLDQAVLAARRAVFPLRGLLA from the coding sequence ATGAGCGGCCGCGCACAGCTGATGTGGGACGAGGCAGTAACGGGCTATGACTTCGGTCCGGGGCATCCGATGGACCCGGTCCGGCTCGCCCTGACCCGGAAACTGGTCGAGGCGTTCGGGCTGGACCGTGAGGTGGACGTGGTCGCCGCGAAGCCGGCCGGGGAGTCGACGCTGCGGCTCGTCCACCGGGAGGACTACATCGGGGCGGTGAAGGCCGCGTCGGTGGATCCGGCGGCGGCGGACCAGTCGTACGGGCTGGGGACGATGGACGATCCGGCGTTCGCCGGGATGCACGAGGTGTCGTCGCTGATCGCCGGGCAGTCGGTCGGGGCGGCGGAGGCGGTGTGGCGCGGTGAGGCGCTGCACGCGGTGAACTTCGCGGGCGGGCTGCACCACGCGATGCCGGGCGGTGCGTCCGGGTTCTGCATCTACAACGACGCCTCGCTCGCCATCGCGCGGCTGCTGGAGCTCGGGGCGGAGCGGGTCGCGTACATCGACGTCGACGTGCATCACGGGGACGGGGTGCAGGCGGCGTTCTGGGAGGACCCGCGGGTGCTGACGATCTCCCTGCACGAGCATCCCCGGACACTGTTCCCGCAGACCGGGTGGCCGGAGGAGACCGGGGCGGACTCCGCGGAGGGCTCCGCGGTGAACGTGGCGCTGCCGGCCGGGACCGGGGACGCCGGGTGGTTGCGGGCGTTCCACGCGGTGGTGCCGGAGCTGATCGCGGACTTCCGGCCGCAGGTACTGGTGACGCAGCACGGGGCCGACACGCACTTCGAGGATCCGCTGGCGCATCTGGCGGTGTCGCTGGACGCACAGCGGGCCGTGCAGGTGGCCTGTCACGACCTGGCGCACGAGTACGCCGACGGGCGGTGGGTGGCCCTGGGCGGGGGCGGCTACGCGGTGGTCGACGTCGTGCCGCGCTCGTGGACGCATCTGGTGGCGATCGCGGCCGGCCGGGCCGTGGAGCCCGAGGCGATGATCCCCGACGGCTGGCGGCAGGAAGTGTTCGCGAGGACGCGGCAGTTGGCCCCGGCGCGGATGACGGACGGGCGCTGGCCCGTCGCCTGGAGCGGCTGGGAGGAGGGCTACGACCCGGCGGACCGGCTGGACCAGGCGGTACTGGCGGCCCGGCGGGCGGTGTTTCCGCTGCGGGGCCTGCTGGCGTGA
- a CDS encoding phosphatase, producing the protein MLTTEALRAHLVGARLAGTVATSREVSLRSYRLFAARDPRVLLGIDPEGAWRQRELIELMADRCGVSADSRQVSGQDVIDPERTLAALDAFAERLADAAGRRAPVLLGTGHPHRLLGFYGALADALSAAGCAVLTPAQGRRIDITTRFGLRTYNLEYVRGVALVRTPGTERPGCEPGAHTHSPLPVRTVLAACAEAGGPLPELVIGDHGWVCGAGQLGFEAIGPADTNDPALFVGEAEGSVSVVVPLDDGVRSDYYLPLTRYVLNRACLSQ; encoded by the coding sequence GTGCTGACCACCGAAGCCCTCCGTGCGCACCTGGTGGGCGCGCGGCTCGCCGGGACCGTCGCGACCTCTCGTGAGGTCAGCCTGCGCAGTTACCGGCTCTTCGCCGCCCGGGACCCCCGGGTGCTGCTCGGTATCGATCCCGAAGGTGCCTGGAGGCAGCGGGAGTTGATCGAGCTGATGGCGGACCGGTGTGGTGTTTCGGCCGATTCCCGACAGGTTTCCGGCCAGGACGTGATCGATCCGGAGCGGACCCTGGCGGCGCTGGACGCCTTCGCGGAACGCCTCGCCGACGCCGCCGGGCGCCGTGCTCCCGTGCTCCTCGGCACCGGGCATCCGCACCGGCTGCTCGGTTTCTACGGCGCTCTGGCAGACGCGCTGTCGGCGGCGGGATGTGCCGTCCTCACCCCCGCGCAGGGTCGTCGTATCGACATAACGACCCGGTTCGGCCTACGTACGTACAACCTCGAGTACGTACGAGGAGTCGCGCTGGTGCGGACCCCCGGCACGGAACGCCCCGGTTGTGAGCCCGGCGCACATACGCACTCGCCTCTCCCGGTTCGTACCGTGCTGGCCGCTTGCGCGGAGGCCGGAGGGCCCCTTCCCGAGCTGGTGATCGGGGACCACGGATGGGTCTGCGGAGCAGGTCAGCTGGGGTTCGAGGCCATCGGGCCGGCCGACACGAACGACCCGGCGCTGTTCGTGGGGGAGGCCGAGGGTTCCGTGTCCGTGGTCGTTCCACTTGATGACGGCGTGCGGTCTGATTACTACCTGCCGCTTACCCGCTACGTACTCAATCGGGCGTGTCTGTCACAGTAG
- a CDS encoding helix-turn-helix domain-containing protein: protein MAAAGERPLNEVQFLTVAEVASVMRVSKMTVYRLVHSGHLPAIRVGRSFRVPEQAVHEYLRESYVGVETA, encoded by the coding sequence ATGGCTGCAGCTGGCGAGAGGCCTCTGAACGAGGTTCAGTTCCTTACCGTGGCGGAAGTCGCCTCGGTGATGCGAGTGTCGAAGATGACCGTGTACCGGTTGGTGCACAGCGGTCATCTGCCCGCGATCCGTGTGGGGCGGTCCTTCCGCGTCCCGGAGCAAGCGGTTCACGAGTACCTCCGCGAGAGTTACGTGGGGGTGGAAACCGCCTGA
- a CDS encoding 30S ribosomal protein bS22 — MGSVIKKRRKRMAKKKHRKLLKRTRVQRRNKK; from the coding sequence GTGGGCTCTGTTATCAAGAAGCGGCGCAAGCGGATGGCGAAGAAGAAGCACCGCAAGCTGCTCAAGCGCACGCGTGTTCAGCGTCGCAACAAGAAGTAA